Proteins from a genomic interval of Paenibacillus sp. RC334:
- a CDS encoding potassium/proton antiporter: MEQTTVINFIVLLLSGLLLVGVLTTKFSSRFGMPALVLFIAVGMVLSQFIYFDNAFITQLVGILALIVILFEGGMQTKFADVKPVIRPAMSLSTLGVIITTVVIGVCAKFILGVSWMESMLFGAIVGSTDAAAVFSVLGGKNIKKRITSTLEAESGSNDPMAVFLTVTLIELIHHPEQSIWVHILLFLWEMGFGLVVGFVLGRIAVFAINKMNFDSSGLYPVMALAFAVLTYAAASLLEASGLLAVYVMAIVLGNSDLTYKRSIIHFNNGFAWMVQIMMFVLLGLLVFPDQLLGIVWQSLALSFILMLVARPIGVFLSLLFSRYSIREKTLLSWAGLRGAVPIVLATYPLLDEMDVGPLFFNVVFFVVLTSAIIQGTTISWLAVKLGLMDPNETSSPSLLELVSLGKTTSEINHIQVQEGMSIVDKAIQDMQLPDDILFTAIIREEQIIAPRGTTVIKPGDTLYVLSPKLKRQQMKELFMLLEPEAAP; the protein is encoded by the coding sequence ATGGAACAGACAACTGTTATTAATTTTATTGTGCTTTTGCTGTCTGGCTTGCTACTGGTTGGCGTACTGACTACCAAATTTTCCAGTCGTTTCGGCATGCCTGCGCTCGTATTGTTTATTGCCGTCGGCATGGTGCTCAGTCAGTTTATTTATTTTGATAATGCGTTTATTACGCAGTTGGTGGGCATTCTCGCGCTCATCGTTATTTTGTTTGAAGGCGGGATGCAAACGAAATTTGCAGATGTTAAGCCTGTCATTCGGCCTGCGATGTCACTATCGACGCTTGGCGTCATTATTACAACTGTGGTCATTGGCGTTTGCGCCAAGTTTATTTTAGGCGTGAGTTGGATGGAATCCATGCTGTTCGGAGCTATTGTAGGATCGACGGATGCGGCAGCAGTGTTTTCCGTTTTAGGTGGTAAAAATATCAAGAAACGAATTACGTCCACGCTGGAAGCGGAATCTGGAAGTAATGATCCGATGGCCGTTTTTCTCACAGTAACGTTGATTGAGCTGATACATCATCCTGAGCAATCCATTTGGGTACATATTTTGCTTTTTTTATGGGAAATGGGTTTTGGTCTGGTCGTTGGTTTTGTGCTCGGACGCATAGCTGTATTTGCCATTAATAAAATGAATTTTGATTCATCCGGTCTGTATCCTGTGATGGCGCTGGCATTTGCGGTCTTAACGTATGCGGCCGCATCCTTACTGGAGGCAAGCGGCTTGCTGGCGGTATATGTCATGGCCATCGTGCTGGGTAATTCGGACCTGACCTACAAGCGGTCTATTATTCATTTTAACAACGGCTTCGCCTGGATGGTGCAGATCATGATGTTCGTCCTGCTCGGACTGTTGGTTTTTCCCGATCAGCTGCTCGGCATTGTGTGGCAAAGCTTGGCGCTTTCCTTCATCCTGATGCTCGTAGCCCGTCCGATTGGCGTGTTCCTGAGCCTGCTTTTTTCCAGGTACTCTATACGCGAAAAGACACTGTTATCCTGGGCAGGATTAAGGGGAGCGGTACCGATTGTACTGGCTACCTATCCACTGCTGGATGAAATGGATGTGGGGCCGCTGTTTTTCAATGTCGTATTCTTCGTCGTGCTTACCTCGGCCATTATACAAGGTACGACCATTTCGTGGCTGGCGGTGAAACTCGGCTTAATGGACCCTAACGAAACGTCATCACCCTCGCTTTTGGAATTGGTATCTCTAGGGAAAACCACCTCGGAGATCAATCACATTCAGGTGCAGGAGGGGATGTCTATTGTGGACAAAGCGATTCAGGATATGCAGCTTCCCGATGACATTTTGTTCACCGCTATTATTCGAGAGGAGCAGATTATAGCTCCGAGAGGCACGACGGTGATTAAGCCGGGGGATACCTTGTATGTGCTTAGTCCGAAGCTCAAGCGCCAGCAAATGAAAGAACTGTTCATGCTGCTTGAACCGGAGGCCGCACCGTAA
- the fumC gene encoding class II fumarate hydratase yields the protein MNYRIEKDTLGEIKVPADRLWGAQTQRSKENFPIGSEKMPLEVIQAFAVLKKSAAISNYKLGKLSQEKQDAIIYAADEILAGRVDDHFPLVVWQTGSGTQSNMNVNEVIAHLGSQWLQEQGQDAKLHPNDDVNMSQSSNDTFPTALHVAGVIAVEDHLLPAIDKLKETFQQKSEQFKDIIKIGRTHLQDATPLTLGQEISGWYAMLEKSKRIIIDTVQYMKELAIGGTAVGTGINAHPEFGDRTSAEISSFTDKTFTSAPNKFHALTSHDEVVAVHGAVKALAADLMKIANDVRWLASGPRSGLGEITIPANEPGSSIMPGKVNPTQSEALTMVVTQVMGNDAAIGFAASQGNFELNVFKPVIIYNFLQSVNLLADSIVAFNDNCAVGIEPDLTKIEHNLNNSLMLVTALNPYIGYENAAKIAKLAHAEGLSLKEAALRSGLLTEEQFDQYVVPANMIQPKA from the coding sequence TTGAACTACCGCATCGAAAAAGATACGTTGGGTGAAATCAAAGTACCGGCAGATCGTCTGTGGGGAGCGCAAACACAGCGCAGCAAGGAAAATTTCCCTATTGGCTCGGAGAAAATGCCATTAGAGGTTATTCAGGCTTTCGCCGTGCTCAAGAAGAGTGCAGCGATCAGCAATTATAAGTTGGGCAAGCTGTCACAGGAGAAGCAGGACGCCATTATTTATGCGGCGGACGAAATTCTTGCTGGACGGGTCGATGACCATTTCCCATTGGTCGTATGGCAGACAGGAAGCGGTACGCAATCCAATATGAATGTGAACGAAGTGATTGCTCATCTCGGAAGTCAATGGCTGCAAGAGCAGGGACAGGATGCAAAGCTGCATCCCAATGACGATGTGAACATGTCGCAAAGCTCGAATGATACATTTCCGACGGCGCTTCATGTAGCGGGTGTCATTGCAGTGGAGGATCACTTGCTGCCTGCTATTGATAAGCTGAAAGAAACCTTCCAGCAGAAGTCAGAGCAATTTAAGGATATTATTAAAATTGGACGTACCCACTTACAGGATGCCACGCCGCTTACACTGGGTCAGGAAATCAGCGGCTGGTATGCCATGCTGGAAAAAAGCAAGCGAATCATCATCGACACGGTGCAATATATGAAGGAGCTTGCGATTGGCGGTACAGCCGTGGGTACGGGTATTAACGCTCATCCGGAGTTCGGTGACCGAACCTCTGCGGAAATTTCCAGCTTCACTGATAAAACGTTCACGTCCGCACCAAACAAATTCCATGCGCTGACGAGTCATGATGAAGTGGTTGCCGTACACGGAGCCGTTAAAGCGCTTGCTGCTGATTTGATGAAAATCGCCAATGATGTTCGCTGGCTGGCAAGTGGCCCGCGTAGCGGCTTGGGTGAAATCACGATTCCTGCTAACGAGCCGGGCAGCTCGATCATGCCGGGTAAGGTCAACCCGACCCAGAGCGAGGCACTTACAATGGTCGTTACGCAGGTCATGGGTAATGATGCAGCTATCGGCTTTGCTGCGAGCCAGGGCAATTTTGAGCTGAACGTGTTCAAGCCGGTCATTATTTATAATTTCCTGCAATCCGTGAATCTGCTAGCGGATTCAATTGTAGCCTTTAATGACAACTGTGCGGTCGGCATTGAGCCGGATCTCACTAAAATTGAGCATAATTTGAACAATTCGCTGATGCTGGTGACAGCATTAAATCCGTATATCGGATATGAAAATGCGGCTAAAATCGCCAAACTCGCGCATGCCGAAGGGCTGTCTCTTAAAGAAGCGGCTCTCCGTAGCGGACTGCTGACTGAAGAGCAGTTCGACCAATATGTCGTACCGGCGAATATGATTCAGCCCAAAGCATAA
- a CDS encoding 2-isopropylmalate synthase, with protein MRKIWVLDTTLRDGEQAPGVSLTSTEKVEIALQLQKLGVDRIETGFPATSPGEIFSMQEIAKQVTNSTLVGFARSKEQDIDAVRDALRGAEDACLHLFLATSPIHRQHKLRMDKTKVLETAAAAIRYGRKYFDKVEFSAEDASRTELDFICEVVDMAIRAGATVVNLPDTVGYASPDQFGEMFRIVKAQVPGIEKIQLSTHCHDDLGMATANTLAAIRNGVDQFEGTINGIGERAGNTPVEEVALALDTRTELYDAQTSLVLEELYATSRLVSKRTGMPVPGNKAIVGANAFAHESGIHQDGMLKERTTYEIVLPERIGLKTSKLVLGKHSGRHAFKEKLADMGFDALTEEQLQEAFRKFKALTDKKKQVLDEDLLVLMDESRSALPQIYTLDSIQVSYGNQSVPVASIRLIKQGGTAIDEVAMGNGSIDAIFHAIDKASSEEVELEDYSIQSVTYGKDALGEVHAVLRQGEYTARGRGASTDILEASAKAYIDALNKLLGRKEVRTKGNITIS; from the coding sequence ATGCGCAAAATATGGGTGTTGGACACAACGTTAAGAGATGGAGAACAAGCACCAGGAGTAAGCCTGACCAGCACAGAAAAGGTGGAAATTGCCCTTCAACTGCAAAAATTGGGCGTAGATCGGATTGAAACTGGTTTTCCGGCTACCTCGCCAGGTGAGATATTCAGCATGCAGGAGATTGCCAAACAGGTTACTAATTCAACCTTGGTTGGTTTTGCTCGGTCGAAAGAGCAGGATATAGATGCGGTTAGAGATGCGCTGAGGGGAGCGGAGGACGCTTGTCTTCATCTTTTTCTGGCTACCTCACCCATTCACCGCCAGCACAAGCTGCGAATGGACAAGACGAAGGTACTGGAGACCGCAGCCGCAGCTATTCGTTATGGGCGCAAGTATTTTGACAAGGTAGAATTTTCGGCAGAGGATGCCAGCCGTACCGAGCTGGACTTTATTTGCGAGGTCGTGGATATGGCGATCCGCGCTGGAGCAACAGTCGTCAATCTGCCGGACACAGTGGGTTATGCTTCGCCGGATCAGTTCGGTGAAATGTTCAGAATCGTAAAAGCCCAAGTGCCCGGCATCGAAAAAATACAGCTCAGCACCCACTGTCATGATGATCTCGGCATGGCAACAGCTAACACACTCGCGGCCATCCGTAATGGTGTAGACCAATTTGAAGGCACAATCAATGGCATCGGGGAACGTGCCGGAAATACACCAGTGGAGGAGGTCGCGTTGGCTCTTGATACCAGAACCGAGCTTTATGATGCGCAAACCAGTCTGGTTCTGGAGGAATTGTATGCCACCAGTCGCTTGGTGAGCAAACGCACAGGGATGCCAGTACCGGGGAACAAGGCTATAGTTGGAGCCAATGCTTTTGCCCACGAGTCCGGTATACACCAGGACGGGATGCTAAAGGAGCGTACAACGTATGAGATCGTGCTCCCCGAGCGCATCGGCTTGAAGACAAGTAAGCTTGTACTTGGCAAGCATTCGGGTCGGCATGCGTTCAAGGAAAAGCTGGCGGACATGGGGTTTGATGCTTTGACAGAGGAGCAGCTTCAGGAGGCGTTCCGAAAATTCAAAGCCTTGACGGACAAGAAAAAACAGGTGCTGGATGAAGATCTGCTCGTCCTGATGGATGAGAGTCGCAGTGCCTTGCCTCAAATTTACACGCTGGATTCCATCCAGGTATCCTATGGCAATCAGTCGGTTCCGGTAGCGTCTATTCGACTGATTAAACAGGGTGGAACAGCTATTGATGAAGTGGCGATGGGAAACGGCTCCATCGATGCAATTTTTCATGCTATAGACAAGGCCAGTAGTGAAGAAGTGGAATTGGAGGATTATTCGATCCAATCTGTAACGTACGGTAAGGATGCACTGGGTGAAGTGCATGCTGTTCTGAGACAAGGAGAGTACACCGCCCGCGGAAGAGGCGCGAGTACAGATATTTTGGAAGCCAGCGCCAAAGCTTACATCGACGCGCTGAATAAACTACTCGGCAGAAAAGAAGTTCGCACTAAAGGCAATATCACCATTAGCTGA
- a CDS encoding FadR/GntR family transcriptional regulator has protein sequence MNQEMVPFQAVKRKQIADEVAEQLQRKIATNEWDVGTKIPTEPELMKLFGVGRSTVREAVSVLVHAGLLEKKQGHGTFVCQPTTSQEPLDYRLSRAEIIEVYEVRSVLELEIARLAALRRKDEDLRLMREALDRRAVTLAAGDLNRYLDADITFHLAVAGATRNKVLTDVYRSFVEAIRKALKNLVTDPAMQNPFTLQHEKIYEAIRDQDAKAAELYSIQHLDGTKLELQKHMGNS, from the coding sequence ATGAATCAGGAAATGGTGCCTTTTCAAGCCGTCAAACGCAAGCAAATCGCCGATGAAGTGGCTGAACAGCTGCAACGAAAAATAGCTACTAATGAATGGGATGTGGGTACAAAAATTCCGACAGAGCCTGAGCTGATGAAGCTTTTTGGAGTAGGGCGTTCCACGGTGCGTGAAGCGGTCAGCGTTCTCGTACATGCCGGTCTATTAGAGAAAAAACAAGGACACGGAACCTTTGTCTGCCAACCGACGACTTCCCAGGAGCCTCTGGATTACCGACTGAGTCGCGCTGAAATAATTGAAGTCTATGAGGTGCGGAGTGTGTTGGAGCTGGAAATTGCCAGACTGGCTGCTTTACGACGTAAGGATGAAGATTTACGCTTGATGCGCGAGGCACTGGACCGTCGTGCCGTGACATTGGCCGCTGGAGATTTGAACAGGTATCTGGATGCGGATATCACTTTTCACTTGGCTGTTGCAGGGGCTACACGTAATAAAGTGCTTACAGATGTGTATCGCAGCTTTGTAGAGGCGATTCGGAAGGCGCTGAAAAATCTCGTAACCGACCCGGCGATGCAAAATCCTTTTACACTTCAGCATGAGAAAATATATGAAGCGATCCGGGATCAGGATGCCAAAGCTGCCGAGCTGTACAGTATTCAGCATTTGGATGGCACCAAGCTGGAGCTGCAAAAGCACATGGGAAATTCATAA
- a CDS encoding aldose 1-epimerase yields MTHQHAAIGDLYYGIPAIRLKFGRYEAVALPGNGANLISFRDNETGYSFLREPEADSIEAFKQSPSVYGIPFLYPPNRYEDGKFLWNGVTYELPINETATHNHLHGFLHTVRWEVEDYGSGEQGSYVVMNQHVREGHPMFRYLPFTFTIKLTYSLDEFGLHQRYVIHNEGDQPIPNLFAFHTAIRVPFVPDSSPEDYKIKVTIGERRELTERLLATGQFQPLSPEEELLKTTGVSPYFASMDNHYTAAPQNGRNYMELTHSKTGATLVYDVGTAYKHWMIWNNKANKEFICPEPQMNMINAPNRPDLPAEEIGLIALAPGHIFEATSRLYCVIPAQSKS; encoded by the coding sequence ATGGAATACCAGCGATTCGCCTTAAATTCGGGCGTTATGAAGCGGTAGCCCTGCCGGGAAACGGCGCAAATCTGATTTCTTTTCGTGACAATGAGACGGGATATTCTTTTCTTCGTGAGCCGGAAGCTGACAGCATAGAGGCTTTTAAACAAAGTCCGTCAGTCTATGGGATTCCTTTCCTGTATCCTCCGAATCGGTATGAGGATGGCAAATTCCTGTGGAATGGAGTTACATATGAACTGCCCATCAATGAAACGGCCACCCACAACCATTTGCACGGTTTTTTACACACCGTCCGGTGGGAGGTTGAGGACTACGGATCTGGAGAACAGGGCAGCTATGTAGTAATGAATCAGCATGTGAGGGAAGGACATCCCATGTTCCGCTATTTGCCGTTCACCTTTACCATCAAGCTGACGTACAGCCTGGACGAATTTGGACTGCATCAGCGTTATGTGATCCACAACGAGGGTGATCAGCCGATTCCAAACCTGTTTGCCTTTCACACGGCTATTCGGGTTCCGTTCGTACCGGATAGTTCGCCGGAAGACTACAAAATTAAGGTTACTATCGGTGAGCGTAGGGAGCTGACAGAGCGGTTGTTAGCCACAGGACAGTTCCAGCCATTGTCGCCGGAAGAGGAACTGCTGAAGACAACGGGAGTAAGTCCTTATTTTGCCTCCATGGATAATCATTACACGGCAGCTCCGCAAAATGGACGCAACTATATGGAACTGACACACAGTAAGACAGGCGCTACTCTCGTATACGATGTAGGCACGGCCTATAAGCATTGGATGATCTGGAATAACAAAGCGAACAAGGAATTCATCTGTCCTGAGCCGCAAATGAACATGATCAATGCACCGAATCGTCCGGACTTGCCTGCAGAGGAGATCGGGTTGATTGCACTTGCTCCAGGCCATATTTTTGAAGCAACCAGCCGTTTATATTGTGTCATACCTGCACAATCGAAATCCTAG